The DNA segment AAGGTGACGACGTTGTAGTTGTTGTAGGGCAGCTCCTGGTCGTAGCCGATGGCCACGGGCAGGCTCCAGTCCTCGCCCCGGAGGAAGCGGTAGTCGCTGCACGTGCCGGACAGGGCGCGCCAGGAATTGAACGACGCCTCGATGGCGGCCACCTCGGAGTCGCCCGGCGTGCGCGAGCTGCCCGCCGCGTCCAGGTGGTAGACGAAGTCGCGCACCGGCCACGTGAGGCACCACGGCCGCCCGGGCACCCCGGTGCGCCGGTAGGGCTGGGGCTCCTCCTCCTGGGCCCGCGCGGGGGCGGCCGCGAGCAGCGCGGCCACGAGGACCAGGGCGGGCTTCACTCGCGGCCCTCCTCACGGCGGCGGCGGCGCGCGAGCCACAGCGCCCAGGCGCCCAGCGCGGGCAGCACCGCGGCGGTGCCTCCGGCCGCGCAGCCTCCGGCCTTGGCGTGCGCCGGCAGCTCGTCCGTCATCACCGGGTGCAGGCACGCCTGGCTGGCGCGGCCCCGCGGGTACACCGCGCAGACGAAGTCGCGCGAGCCCGTGTCGATGCTGCGCTTGGACACCTCGCCGGGCGGGGCGCTGGGGTTCATGGTGGAGCCCTGCGCGCGCGTGTGGTCCAGGCCGATGAAGTGGCCAATCTCGTGCGTGGCCGTGTTCTGCACGTCGGTGGCCACGCAGTTGGTCGTCACCGGCGGGAAGCAGGTGCCGCCATCCGCCGTGGTGAAGGCGAAGCGCGCCGCGTTGAAGGAGATGTCCGAGTCGTAGATGATGCCCGAGCGCTCGTCGTACGTGGTGAGGGTGATGGCGATGGTGTTGTCGTCATCCTCCCAGCAGTCGTACTCGTTGGCGCAGGTGTCCTCGTCCCAGCACGCGTCCTCCGCGGGCACCACCACGGAGCAGTCCCGGTCGCGGAAGAGCACCAGGTTGCGGTTGTCTCCCTCGCGCCGGTAGCCCACCTCGCGCTCGTTGACGAGCGGCCCCTCCACCAGCGCGAGGTTGCCGCACCCGGCGAAGATGTCCTGCCAGCTCTGGAACGAGCGGCGCATGGCCTCGAGCTCGGAGTCGCCGGGCGTCTCCGGGTTGCCGTAGGTGCTCTGGTGCCAGGTGACGCGCTCGGTGGTCCAGTAGAGGCACTGGGTCCGCGTGTCGCCCGAGTCGACGCGGCTGCGCACGTACGGGTCCGTCGGCTGGGCCAGCGCCAGGGCCACCACGAAGGGGGCGAGCGACATCACGGCGTCTGCCCCTTGGGCGCGGCCCCGAGCGCGGCGCGCACGGCGGCCTTCAGCTCCACCAGCGACATCGGCTGCCGGGCGCTCTGGCTCGGCTTGCGGGTGACAGGGTCCAGCAGCAGCGCCTCCGAGGCCTCCGGCACCGCCAGCGCGGCCTTCCCGTCCTCGTCACGCCGCACCTGGTACTTGCCCTGGGCCATGGCGTGCACGCGGAAGGCGCGCGCGCCGCGCTTCTCCAGGAACACCACCACCTCCTCGCCCGGGGTGAAGGCCGCCAGGCCGTGCACCACCTGACCCACGTCCCCCACGCGCCCACCGGGCTGGGTGACGAGCACCGTGCCGCCCGGCTGGCCCTTGAGGGACTCGGTCACCTGGATTTCGACGTCGGTGACGATGCGCATCTTGTCGCCGCTCCAGCGGCTCTCCACCCGGCGCACGACGCCATGCACGACGGCGTCCGAGCCACGGGCCAGCCCGGACAGGTCCACCGCGAGCTGGGTGGTGGCGACCGCCGGCATTCCCCCCAGGAGGGCCGCCAGCAACAGCGTGCGAACTACCTGACGAATCGACATACGCGTTCTCCCTGGCGTCAGCTTACCCCAGCGGCCCAGTCCGTGGCCTACCGTGCCACGAATGCCCGTCCCGCGTTGACCCCCTACCCTCTCCCTGCTAATCCGCGCGCCCGTATGCCTCCTGTCCCTCGCGTCCGCTTCGCTCCCTCGCCCACCGGCTACCTCCACATCGGCGGGGCTCGCACCGCGCTGATGAACTTCCTCCAGGCCCGGCGCCAGGGAGGCACCTTCATCCTGCGGATGGAGGACACGGACCAGAAGCGCTCCACGCCCGAGTCGGTGCAGGCCATCCTGGACGCCCTCAACTGGCTGGACATCGACTGGGACGAGGGCCCCGGCAAGGAGGGCCCCCACGCGCCCTACTTCCAGACGCAGCGGCTGCATACCTACCGGGAGCACGCGGACCGGCTGCTCGCCGAGGGCCACGCCTACCGCTGCTACTGCACCCGCGAGGAGCTGGGCGAGCAGCGCACGGCCGCCAAGGCCGAGGAGGGCGGCTTCAAGTACCCGGGCACCTGCCGCGAGCTGAAGGGGCCGCCCCCGGGCAAGCGCGCCGAGGACGCCGTCATCCGCTTCAAGATGCCCTCGGGCGAGGGCACCGCCTCGTTCGACGACAAGGCGCTGGGCACCATCAGCAAGCCGTACTCGGACCTGGATGACTGGGTGATGCTGCGCGCGGACGGCATCCCCCTCTACAACTTCGGCTGCGTCATCGACGACCACCTGATGGACATCACCCTGGTCGCGCGCGGCCAGGAGCACGTCAACTCCACCTTCCCGCAGCTCATGCTCTACAAGGCGCTGGGCTGGCAGCCGCCGGACTTCGCCCACCTGCCGCTCATCCTCGCGCCGGACCGCAAGAAGCTCTCCAAGCGGCTGCACCCCGAGGCGGACGTGATGCGGCACAAGGCCGACGGCATCCTCCCGGAGGCGCTGCTCAACTACATCATCCGGCTGGGCTGGAGCCACGGCAACGACGAGGTCATCTCCCGCCAGCAGATGCTGGAGTGGTTCGACTTCACCGGCGTGGGCTCCACCTCCGGCATCTGGGACAAGACCAAGCTGCTGTGGCTCAACCAGCAGTGGATGAAGCTCTTGCCGGAGGCCACCATCGTCGAGCGGCTGCTCCCGTTCCTGGAGGCCAAGGGCGTCCAGGCCAAGGGGGACGCGCGCCTGGAGCCGCTGGTGCGCGCGCTGCGCGAGCGCTCCAACACGCTGGAGGAGATGGCCGCCACCGCGGCCAACGTCTACTTCCGCTCCGGCATCACCCTGGACGAGAAGGCCGCCGCCAAGCACCTCACCGGGGACTCCCTCAAGGTGCTGCGCCAGGCGCGCGAGGCGCTCGCCGCCCTCCCCGACTGGACGGTGGAGGTGCTGGACGGCGTGGTGAAGACGGTGAGCGAGGCCGCCAGCGTGGGCATGGGCAAGGTGGCCCAGCCCATCCGCGTGGCCGTCACCGGCAACACCACCAGCCCCGGCATCGGCGAGACGCTGCTGCTGGTGGGCCGCGACGAGGCCCTGCGCCGCATCGACGCGGCGCTCGCCCGCGGTTGAACGTCAGGCCGAGGAAGCGGTGGACGTCAGAGGATGCGGAACCTATCTTGCGGACCCATGATGCCTGCCCTTGACACCCTGAAAGCCCATTTCTATAAGGCGCGCCCGCTCGGGGCGGTGCTGGTGGCCCTCTGGGTGTCGGTGGCGGGCGCCGAGGTGGTCAGCGGCGCGCAGCTCCCGGACGGCTCGCAGAAGGTCGGCGAGAACCGCTACCGGGCGCCACGCGACTTCGAGGCGACGCTCGAGTACTACCGGGCGGTGTATTCGACGTCGAACTTCCCTCGCCGGCAGATCGTCAACCAGCCGGGCGTCAAGGCAGTCCACATCGTCAATCCCTCGGGGAAGAACTTCGCGGGCTTGAACATTTACGAGGCGAACGACGAGGTTCGTATCTACATCGTCCCGACCCAGCAGGCTGCCAAGCCCGCCAAGAAGCCGGAGACGACGAAGCCCGGTAGGAAGAAGTAGACAGGGCGCGAAGTTGTTGCAGTCCCAGAGCAGTGTTGGTAGAGAAGCGCCGCAGTTCTTGGGGAATCGTCTAACGGCAGGACAGCAGACTCTGACTCTGCTTATCTAGGTTCGAATCCTAGTTCCCCAGCTCGCAGCAACCGGCGGTCCGAAGCAACCAGCTGTTGAATAGAGGGTTGACGAGGGCGGACGGAAAATGTAGGAAGCACCGGCAGTTAGCAGCGGTTGAAACAACGACTGGCCCTGTCGTCTAGTGGTTAGGACGGAGCCCTCTCACGGCTCAAACTCGGGTTCGAATCCCGGCAGGGTCACTCTGAGACGCCCACCTTCTGAAAAGAAGGTGGGCGTTTCGCTTTGCGGGCCACGGGCGGCGAGCCACGCGCCTGCCCCTGTCTGGCCATGGCGCGCGGCCGCTCAGGCGTGGCGCGTGGGGATGCTCTGACGGAAGGCGGAGAGCGCGGCGGCGAGCCGGTCCTGCGCCCGCTCGACGCCCCGGCGGAGCAGCAGCATGCGCACCTTCTCCGGCAGCGCGCTGGCGCCCTGGGTGCTGCCGAAGCCCACCAGGTCCATGCGCAGCGTAATCGCCTCCAGCAGGTCTCCCAGGTCCGCCTGGGGGCTGGCCAGCAGCAGCACGTCCGGAGGCCGGCGCTGGAGCCGCTCGGCCAGGGTGCGCCACTGCGGGTCTCCCGTCTCGACGATGACGACGTCCACGCCCTCGAGCTCCGTGGCGTAGGGCGCCAGCTCCAGCGTCTCGAAGCCGTGCTCGCGCAGCACCGCGACGGCTTCCGCGCTGCCCACCACCGCCACCCGGCCATTGAGGCCCAGGCGCACGGCCTCCTCGTAGACGCGCAGCTCCACTTCCAGCGCCTCGTGGGCGGGCTCGGGGGCGTCCAGGCCGGAGGCCAGCAGCTCGGCCGCCTCGCGGGCCACCTCTCGGGACTGCTGGCGCGTGCGCACGCCCGACTCGCGGCGCTCCAGCGCGGCGCGCACCTTGGCGCGCAGCACGCGCAGGTCATCGAAGGGCTTGAGGATGTAGTCGCTGGCGCCGGCCGCGAAGGCCGCGACGACGGACTCGGAGCTGGCGTAGGCGGTAATCATCACCGCCTCCAGCGAGGGCTGCAGCCGCCGGGCCTCGGCGATGAGCTCCACGCCGCCGATGCCGGGCAGGTTCTTGTCCGTCACCAGGACGTCGAAGCGCTGCTCGGCCAGCAGCGGCAGCGCCTCCTCGGCGCTCTGGGCCAGCGTCACCGCCAGGTCGGGCTCGCGCTCCAGCAGGCGGGCGCAGATGTCCAGGACGACGGGCTCGTCATCCACCACCAGCACCGTCGAGGCGAGCGTTCCCCCCTCCCCACCGTCGCCATCCCCGGTCTCGAACGGGAGATCCATGCCGCCCAGATTCGCACAGCTTCTGTCCGACTTCGAGGCTCGCCTGCCGGGGCCGCTATGCTACCGGCCGTGGCGAGCTTCGAGGACGCACTCCAAGACAACCGGGTCCCCGGGCGGCTGGGCGACGTGAGGCTGCGGTACGACGGCGGCCGCCTGGTGGGCGAGTCCCTGCCGCCGCCCTGGGGCCCGCGGATGGTGCCGGGGCTGTGCGTGGGAGTAGCACTGGGCTGTGCGGCGGGCGCGGCCGTGCTGGTGGGCCTGGAGGGCGGCACGGTGCCGGCCACCGCCACGGCGCTCGTGGTGGTGGGGGCGTTCCTGGTGGGCATGGCCCTGTGGCTGGAGTCGCGGCTGGGGCGCCGGCGCTTCGTGCTGCACTTCCGCTCGGAGTCGCTGCGGCTGGAGCGGCTGGCCTGGGCGCCCGGCGCCACCCGGGCGGAGCTGGTGCCCTTCAACGCGGTGCGCGCCGTGCACATGGTGGAGCGCCCCGGCCCGCGCTACGCGCTGGTGGTGGAGTATGCGCGGGAGGAGCAGGCGCAGGCCCTGCAGCGCGCCGTGCTGGTGGAGGGCGTGCGTCCCTCCGAGACACAGACGCTGCACCGCGTGTGGCGCATGCTGAGCAACGCCTTCGGGCTCAGGGGTGCTGGGCTCGCCGGAGGGTGATTTCGATTTCGGTGCCCTCGCCCGGCGTGGAGGACAGGCGCAGGTTGCCGCCCGCCTGCGTCACCAGTTCCTTGCAGATGGACAGCCCCAGCCCCGTGCCGATGCCCACCGGCTTGGTGGTGAAGAGCGGCTGGAAGACGCGCTCCTGCAGCTCCAGGGGGATGCCGCAGCCGTTGTCCGCCACGGTGAGCACCACGTCCTCGGGACGCACGGACCAGCGCACCTCGATGCGGCCGGGCCGGCCCGTGCCACCCATGGCCTGCGACGCGTTGACGATGAGGTTGAGCACCACCTGGCACAGCTTCACCGGTCCGAAGGTGACGCGCACCGG comes from the Pyxidicoccus xibeiensis genome and includes:
- the gltX gene encoding glutamate--tRNA ligase — translated: MPPVPRVRFAPSPTGYLHIGGARTALMNFLQARRQGGTFILRMEDTDQKRSTPESVQAILDALNWLDIDWDEGPGKEGPHAPYFQTQRLHTYREHADRLLAEGHAYRCYCTREELGEQRTAAKAEEGGFKYPGTCRELKGPPPGKRAEDAVIRFKMPSGEGTASFDDKALGTISKPYSDLDDWVMLRADGIPLYNFGCVIDDHLMDITLVARGQEHVNSTFPQLMLYKALGWQPPDFAHLPLILAPDRKKLSKRLHPEADVMRHKADGILPEALLNYIIRLGWSHGNDEVISRQQMLEWFDFTGVGSTSGIWDKTKLLWLNQQWMKLLPEATIVERLLPFLEAKGVQAKGDARLEPLVRALRERSNTLEEMAATAANVYFRSGITLDEKAAAKHLTGDSLKVLRQAREALAALPDWTVEVLDGVVKTVSEAASVGMGKVAQPIRVAVTGNTTSPGIGETLLLVGRDEALRRIDAALARG
- a CDS encoding response regulator; its protein translation is MDLPFETGDGDGGEGGTLASTVLVVDDEPVVLDICARLLEREPDLAVTLAQSAEEALPLLAEQRFDVLVTDKNLPGIGGVELIAEARRLQPSLEAVMITAYASSESVVAAFAAGASDYILKPFDDLRVLRAKVRAALERRESGVRTRQQSREVAREAAELLASGLDAPEPAHEALEVELRVYEEAVRLGLNGRVAVVGSAEAVAVLREHGFETLELAPYATELEGVDVVIVETGDPQWRTLAERLQRRPPDVLLLASPQADLGDLLEAITLRMDLVGFGSTQGASALPEKVRMLLLRRGVERAQDRLAAALSAFRQSIPTRHA
- a CDS encoding myxosortase-dependent metalloprotease, MXAN_2677/MXAN_2678 family, with protein sequence MMSLAPFVVALALAQPTDPYVRSRVDSGDTRTQCLYWTTERVTWHQSTYGNPETPGDSELEAMRRSFQSWQDIFAGCGNLALVEGPLVNEREVGYRREGDNRNLVLFRDRDCSVVVPAEDACWDEDTCANEYDCWEDDDNTIAITLTTYDERSGIIYDSDISFNAARFAFTTADGGTCFPPVTTNCVATDVQNTATHEIGHFIGLDHTRAQGSTMNPSAPPGEVSKRSIDTGSRDFVCAVYPRGRASQACLHPVMTDELPAHAKAGGCAAGGTAAVLPALGAWALWLARRRRREEGRE